From the Paludisphaera mucosa genome, one window contains:
- a CDS encoding SMP-30/gluconolactonase/LRE family protein, protein MNQVRRFRPRTSRASFRLCLVATALLAGREAAAQEPPTLGAIERLDPALDRLIPPGARVERIAEGFDWSEGTVWDSTVGRLLFSDVPENVVHQWMKAKGTSVALKPSGYTGSVGRGGEPGSNGLTFDEKGRLVLCQHGDRRIARLEADGKFTTLVDRYEGKRLNSPNDGAFKSNGDFYFTDPPYGLLGDNHDQGKELAFNGVYKLGVDGRLTLLTRELSFPNGIAFSPDEKTLYVANSDPKRAIWMAYPVAADGTLGAGKVFADVTPLAGKRKGLPDGLKVDDAGNVFATGPGGVLIFSPAGKHLGTLATGEACGNCAWGEDRSVFYIASDMYIGRIQTTTKGPIPGVPQP, encoded by the coding sequence ATGAACCAGGTTCGTCGATTCAGGCCGCGGACGTCGCGAGCCTCGTTCCGCCTGTGCCTCGTCGCGACCGCGTTGCTCGCCGGCCGCGAGGCGGCGGCGCAGGAGCCGCCGACGCTGGGGGCGATCGAACGCCTCGACCCGGCGCTCGACCGGCTCATCCCGCCCGGCGCACGCGTCGAGCGGATCGCCGAGGGCTTCGACTGGTCCGAGGGGACCGTCTGGGACTCCACCGTCGGGCGGCTGCTGTTCTCCGACGTGCCCGAGAACGTCGTGCACCAGTGGATGAAGGCGAAAGGGACGTCCGTCGCCCTCAAGCCCAGCGGTTACACCGGCTCCGTCGGCCGGGGCGGCGAGCCGGGCTCGAACGGCCTGACCTTCGACGAGAAGGGCCGGCTCGTCCTCTGCCAGCACGGCGACCGCCGGATCGCCCGTCTCGAAGCCGACGGCAAGTTCACCACCCTCGTCGACCGTTATGAGGGCAAGCGCCTCAACAGCCCCAACGACGGCGCCTTCAAGTCCAACGGCGACTTCTACTTCACCGACCCGCCCTACGGCCTGCTGGGCGACAACCACGACCAGGGCAAGGAGCTGGCCTTCAACGGCGTCTACAAGCTCGGCGTCGACGGCCGACTGACGCTCCTGACGCGCGAGTTGAGCTTCCCCAACGGCATCGCCTTCTCGCCCGACGAGAAGACCCTTTACGTCGCCAACTCCGACCCCAAACGGGCGATCTGGATGGCCTATCCCGTCGCCGCCGACGGCACGCTCGGTGCCGGCAAGGTGTTCGCGGACGTCACGCCCCTGGCCGGCAAGCGTAAAGGGTTGCCCGACGGCCTGAAGGTCGACGACGCCGGCAACGTCTTCGCGACCGGCCCGGGAGGCGTCCTGATCTTCTCGCCCGCGGGCAAGCACCTGGGGACGCTCGCCACCGGCGAGGCCTGCGGCAACTGCGCCTGGGGCGAGGACCGCAGCGTCTTCTACATCGCCTCGGACATGTACATCGGCCGCATCCAGACGACGACGAAGGGCCCGATCCCGGGCGTCCCGCAACCCTGA
- a CDS encoding GMC oxidoreductase — translation MTTAETDVPRHEGFDYIVVGSGAGGGPLAARLALDGCRVLVIEAGSHGGPADAPEVSLVPGLHADSSEDPKLSWRFFVKHYENPPAGPDPKWHEPDRANHEDASHAGIFYPRAAALGGCTIHNAMITIAGPDSDWDDLAVYLDDDSWRSAAMRAYFEKLERNQYLPRPKPLPTRFLGRAWEGFLWLIGKDVDHTGGRHGYAGWLRTSVLDLKLGLGDRQLIGMIKAALKQVSATGLDGGWTWARTILRGRASQALDPNHATTQAESPEGVVLIPLAVCGRETPNHEDPAAPNVRRGRRSGPRERLLEVVGAHPDRLVIMTDCLVSRVLFDHSALPRAVGVEFRRGARLYRAHVSPSDEAGTLERAFVKPGGEVVLCGGSFNTPQLLMLSGIGDPEALARLAEQAGDPTLCALRDGYSEVIRGEDQAPRRIDLPGVGRNLQDRYEVSLVSEMQADFPLLEGAKVRSDPARPSSDPHLQEWREQGTGLYASNGAILGIFKRSSPEQPQPDLFIFGAPLPFKGYSVGYSAVGEQHDKFSWVILKGRTRNNGGVVRLRTTDPRDTPEINFHYFNEESRPGASLQDPDLHALVDGVKFVRGISRNARLFVKKELHPGEAVPTDDDAAIQRWILREAWGHHACGTCRMGPTGDPSAVLDARFGVRKVHGLRVVDGSIFPLIPGYFLVTNIYMASEKAADVLIEDARQRRDDAPEYPAELRRRESKALGRRRARVAESPDNTGAPLTTIDGTTPTWPDDVTGLALSGGGVRSATFNLGVLQALARAKRLRRVDFLSTVSGGGYIGSFLGRAFDRLRRTPVQGIGGRDYPPGPSHVEGALIHPGSPEIAWLRRQSNYLAPAGAGDDRVNAANYFRNFVSVHLVLGALFFALFGTMDAVRYKLLSPVLAFTRLVAVGGGGTPIGHLLEGIFGAFYSPWFLVAEGILLLLVVPLGIGFWLVSQDRDERFQGPTLVLLLLVASGLIGLALYFGLQTEPLLLGLSSLLAFVHVEMAWARGRRRQAALGAGDENTQRLRTRNILTYDLGFAMTLAAGALALAVVDTIGYSLQQYTARNDAYIRAFSTFFITIVGLVPLGRMLAGMFVPTRGPAVESSSSSRDFQAQVGAGLLAAVLFAVPLILYSFAAHAAFQGGDSYWRGLIATVAALVVSAVLAHPRALTFVNRSSFSDMYAARLARAYLGASNPVRRRPGSADVTEVIAGDDVPTLKDYLPHEMGGPFHLINLTVNQTIDFSSLRGNRDRKGESLAVSPIGMTVGTRWHSAWGADVGRAGAKTLRTRVKPLNAGPGSDHPALDVTGEASGKVEMLSLREWVALSGAAIGPGRGQSTRLGTALLFGLANLRTGRWWDSGLALSGRRGFPALSFLRRLVYAVPRTFLTHTLLISEWLALYPGPWGRYWHVSDGGFFENMGGYELIRRRVPRIIVCDGSADPDYTMEGLGELIRKVRIDFDAYVEPFTDAELDALVTGGDMPAAVRGRLGTIDELVPAAVAGSTGPKRSRKHAALYRVRYDEETVATSLLLYLKTSLTGDEEVDVAEYKALHSDFPHESTANQFFDEAQWESYRSLGEHVAAGLFGDPDWFWRVRP, via the coding sequence ATGACGACGGCCGAGACGGACGTCCCCCGGCATGAGGGATTCGACTACATCGTCGTGGGCTCCGGGGCGGGCGGGGGCCCGCTGGCGGCCCGGCTGGCCCTGGACGGCTGCCGGGTGCTCGTGATCGAGGCCGGCTCGCACGGCGGGCCCGCCGACGCGCCCGAGGTCAGCCTGGTCCCGGGCCTGCACGCCGACTCCAGCGAGGATCCGAAGCTGAGCTGGCGGTTCTTCGTGAAGCACTACGAGAACCCCCCGGCCGGCCCCGACCCCAAGTGGCACGAGCCCGACCGGGCGAACCACGAGGACGCCTCCCACGCGGGGATCTTCTACCCCCGCGCCGCGGCGCTCGGCGGCTGCACGATCCACAACGCGATGATCACCATCGCCGGCCCCGACTCCGACTGGGACGACCTGGCGGTCTACCTCGACGACGATTCGTGGCGGTCCGCCGCGATGAGGGCCTACTTCGAGAAGCTCGAGCGCAACCAGTACCTGCCGAGGCCGAAGCCCCTGCCGACGAGGTTCCTGGGCCGGGCCTGGGAGGGCTTCCTCTGGCTGATCGGCAAGGACGTCGACCACACCGGGGGGCGGCACGGCTACGCCGGCTGGCTCCGCACGAGCGTGCTCGACCTGAAGCTCGGCCTGGGCGACCGGCAGTTGATCGGCATGATCAAGGCGGCCCTCAAGCAGGTGTCGGCGACCGGGCTCGACGGCGGCTGGACCTGGGCCCGGACGATCCTCCGCGGTCGGGCCTCGCAGGCGCTCGACCCCAATCACGCGACCACCCAGGCCGAGAGCCCGGAGGGCGTGGTCCTCATCCCGCTGGCCGTCTGCGGCCGGGAGACGCCGAATCACGAGGATCCGGCCGCGCCGAACGTCCGTCGCGGGCGGCGCTCCGGCCCGCGCGAGAGGCTGCTCGAGGTCGTCGGCGCCCACCCCGATCGGCTCGTGATCATGACCGACTGCCTGGTGAGCCGCGTCCTCTTCGACCATTCGGCCCTGCCGCGCGCCGTGGGGGTGGAGTTCCGCCGGGGCGCCCGGCTCTACCGAGCCCACGTCAGCCCCAGCGACGAGGCGGGGACGCTGGAGCGGGCCTTCGTCAAGCCGGGCGGCGAGGTCGTCCTCTGCGGCGGCTCGTTCAACACGCCCCAGCTCCTGATGCTCTCGGGAATCGGCGACCCCGAGGCGCTGGCGCGACTGGCCGAGCAGGCCGGCGACCCGACCCTCTGCGCCCTCCGCGACGGGTATTCGGAAGTCATCCGCGGCGAGGACCAGGCCCCCCGTCGCATCGACCTGCCCGGCGTGGGCCGCAACCTGCAAGACCGCTACGAGGTCTCTCTCGTCAGCGAGATGCAGGCCGACTTCCCGCTCCTCGAAGGGGCCAAGGTCCGGTCGGACCCCGCCCGGCCGTCGTCCGACCCCCACCTCCAGGAGTGGCGCGAGCAGGGGACGGGCCTGTACGCTTCCAACGGGGCCATCCTGGGGATCTTCAAGCGATCGTCCCCGGAACAGCCGCAGCCGGACCTGTTCATCTTCGGCGCGCCCCTGCCGTTCAAGGGCTACTCGGTCGGCTATTCGGCCGTCGGCGAGCAGCACGATAAGTTCTCGTGGGTGATCCTCAAGGGAAGGACGCGCAACAACGGCGGCGTCGTCCGCCTCCGCACGACCGACCCCCGCGACACGCCCGAGATCAACTTCCACTACTTCAACGAGGAGTCCCGGCCCGGCGCGTCGTTGCAGGACCCGGACCTGCACGCGCTCGTCGACGGCGTGAAGTTCGTGAGGGGGATATCGCGGAACGCGCGGCTGTTCGTCAAGAAGGAACTGCATCCCGGGGAGGCCGTCCCGACGGACGACGACGCCGCGATCCAGAGGTGGATCCTCCGCGAAGCGTGGGGCCACCACGCCTGCGGGACCTGCCGGATGGGCCCGACCGGCGACCCGTCGGCCGTGCTCGACGCGAGGTTCGGCGTCCGCAAGGTCCACGGCCTCCGGGTTGTCGACGGCTCGATCTTCCCGCTGATCCCGGGCTACTTCCTGGTCACGAACATCTACATGGCCAGCGAGAAGGCCGCCGACGTCCTGATCGAGGACGCGCGCCAGCGGCGCGACGACGCCCCGGAGTACCCCGCCGAGCTGCGCCGGCGCGAGTCGAAGGCGCTCGGCCGGCGTCGGGCCCGGGTCGCCGAGTCGCCCGACAACACGGGCGCCCCGCTGACGACGATCGACGGGACGACGCCGACGTGGCCCGACGACGTGACGGGTCTTGCCCTGTCGGGCGGGGGCGTGCGGAGCGCGACGTTCAACCTGGGCGTGCTCCAGGCGCTGGCGCGGGCGAAGCGGCTGAGGCGGGTCGACTTCCTGTCGACGGTCTCCGGCGGCGGCTACATCGGCTCGTTCCTGGGCCGCGCCTTCGACCGCCTGCGCAGGACGCCGGTGCAGGGGATCGGCGGCCGCGACTACCCGCCGGGCCCCTCGCACGTCGAGGGCGCGCTGATCCACCCGGGCTCGCCCGAGATCGCCTGGCTGCGGCGGCAGAGCAACTACCTCGCGCCCGCGGGGGCCGGCGACGACCGGGTGAACGCGGCCAACTACTTCCGCAACTTCGTGAGCGTCCACCTCGTCCTGGGGGCCCTGTTCTTCGCCCTCTTCGGCACGATGGACGCCGTCCGCTACAAGCTGCTGAGCCCGGTCCTGGCGTTCACGAGGCTGGTGGCGGTGGGCGGCGGCGGGACGCCGATCGGCCACCTGCTGGAGGGGATCTTCGGGGCCTTCTACAGCCCCTGGTTCCTGGTGGCCGAAGGCATCCTGCTGCTCCTTGTCGTGCCGCTGGGGATCGGCTTCTGGCTGGTCTCTCAGGACCGCGACGAGCGGTTCCAGGGGCCGACGCTGGTCTTGCTGCTGCTGGTGGCGTCGGGGCTGATCGGCCTCGCCCTGTACTTCGGGCTGCAGACCGAGCCCCTGCTGCTGGGGCTGTCGAGCCTGCTGGCCTTCGTTCACGTCGAGATGGCCTGGGCCCGCGGGCGGAGGCGCCAGGCGGCGCTCGGGGCGGGCGACGAGAACACGCAGCGGCTGCGCACGCGGAACATCCTCACGTACGACCTGGGGTTCGCGATGACCCTGGCCGCCGGGGCCCTCGCCCTGGCCGTCGTGGACACGATCGGCTATTCGCTCCAGCAATACACGGCCCGGAACGACGCCTACATCCGGGCCTTCTCGACGTTCTTCATCACGATCGTCGGCCTGGTCCCGCTGGGCCGGATGCTCGCCGGGATGTTCGTGCCGACCCGCGGGCCCGCCGTCGAGTCGTCCTCGTCGTCGCGCGACTTCCAGGCCCAGGTCGGGGCGGGGCTGCTGGCCGCGGTCCTGTTCGCGGTGCCGCTGATCCTCTATTCGTTCGCGGCCCACGCGGCCTTTCAGGGCGGGGATTCGTACTGGCGAGGTCTCATCGCCACGGTCGCCGCGCTGGTCGTCTCGGCCGTCCTCGCCCACCCGCGGGCGCTCACGTTCGTCAATCGCTCGTCGTTCTCGGACATGTACGCCGCGCGGCTGGCGCGGGCCTACCTCGGCGCCTCGAACCCCGTGCGGCGGCGGCCCGGCTCGGCGGACGTCACCGAGGTCATCGCCGGCGACGACGTCCCCACGCTGAAGGACTACCTCCCCCACGAGATGGGGGGCCCGTTCCACCTGATCAACCTGACGGTCAACCAGACGATCGACTTCTCCTCGCTCCGAGGCAACCGCGACCGCAAGGGGGAGAGCCTCGCCGTGAGCCCGATCGGGATGACCGTCGGCACGCGCTGGCACTCGGCCTGGGGCGCCGACGTCGGCCGGGCCGGGGCGAAGACGCTGCGGACCCGCGTGAAACCCCTCAACGCCGGTCCGGGCTCAGATCACCCGGCGCTCGACGTCACCGGCGAGGCGAGCGGCAAGGTCGAGATGCTCTCGCTCCGGGAGTGGGTCGCGCTCTCCGGGGCGGCCATCGGACCGGGGCGGGGCCAGTCGACCCGGCTCGGCACGGCGCTGCTGTTCGGCCTGGCCAACCTCCGCACCGGCCGCTGGTGGGACAGCGGGCTGGCGCTGTCCGGGCGGCGCGGGTTCCCCGCCCTCAGCTTCCTCCGACGGCTCGTCTACGCCGTGCCGCGGACCTTCCTGACGCACACCCTGCTGATCTCGGAATGGCTGGCGCTCTATCCCGGCCCGTGGGGCCGCTACTGGCACGTCTCCGACGGCGGGTTCTTCGAGAACATGGGCGGCTACGAATTGATCCGCCGCCGCGTGCCCAGGATCATCGTCTGCGACGGCAGCGCCGACCCGGACTACACGATGGAGGGCCTGGGCGAGCTGATCCGCAAGGTCCGGATCGACTTCGACGCCTACGTCGAGCCGTTCACGGACGCGGAGCTGGACGCCCTGGTGACCGGGGGCGACATGCCCGCCGCCGTGCGCGGCCGGCTCGGGACCATCGACGAGTTGGTGCCGGCCGCGGTCGCCGGATCGACCGGCCCGAAGCGGTCGCGGAAGCACGCGGCGCTCTACCGCGTCCGCTACGACGAGGAGACCGTGGCGACCTCGCTGCTCCTCTACCTGAAGACCTCCCTCACGGGCGACGAGGAGGTCGACGTCGCCGAGTACAAGGCGCTCCATTCCGACTTCCCGCACGAGAGCACCGCCAACCAGTTCTTCGACGAGGCCCAGTGGGAGAGCTACCGCAGCCTCGGCGAGCACGTGGCCGCGGGGCTCTTCGGCGATCCCGACTGGTTCTGGAGAGTGAGACCTTGA
- a CDS encoding GatB/YqeY domain-containing protein codes for MTIVQKMRAQLVPAMKARDAAKLAFLRYWIAQLTLGTGAEMEDAEAVKKMRSVLKEAKSGVTTFTAEELELLREWVPASLGPDQILEALAPAADQIRAAAKDGMALGVAMKALAGRPVETEDVKAAVAALRSQP; via the coding sequence ATGACGATCGTCCAGAAGATGCGGGCCCAGCTCGTCCCCGCCATGAAGGCCCGCGACGCCGCGAAGCTGGCGTTCCTCCGGTACTGGATCGCCCAGCTCACCCTGGGGACCGGGGCCGAGATGGAGGACGCCGAGGCGGTCAAGAAGATGCGCAGCGTCCTGAAGGAGGCGAAGTCGGGCGTGACCACCTTCACGGCCGAGGAGTTGGAATTGCTCCGCGAGTGGGTCCCCGCCAGCCTCGGCCCCGACCAGATCCTCGAAGCCCTCGCGCCGGCCGCCGACCAGATCCGCGCCGCGGCCAAGGACGGCATGGCCCTGGGCGTCGCCATGAAGGCGCTCGCGGGCCGACCCGTGGAGACCGAGGACGTCAAGGCGGCGGTCGCGGCCCTGCGGAGCCAGCCTTGA